The proteins below come from a single Dermacentor albipictus isolate Rhodes 1998 colony chromosome 7, USDA_Dalb.pri_finalv2, whole genome shotgun sequence genomic window:
- the LOC135897010 gene encoding gastrula zinc finger protein XlCGF49.1-like isoform X2 has product MLQQHLVAPGEGQHRHDGVHTTSGNGCIPPQYRVQISTHSARKYMVTRIRCSGSKHSSSPTTTKNDKLQQRRLHRCDFCAYETRREFNLKTHIRVHTGKKPFQCPSCFLRFSQKGTFTRHQRIHAGEKPFQCPLCPLSFSQKGTLARHQLTHTGERPYQCTICSKSYGRADYLKVHMKAQHHGSPKIKAFLLSNNYQE; this is encoded by the exons ATGCTGCAGCAGCACCTGGTGGCACCTGGAGAAGGGCAACATCGTCATGATGGCGTTCACACTACCTCCGGGAATGGCTGCATTCCTCCACAGTACAGGGTGCAGATTTCCACGCACTCAGCTCGGAAGTACATGGTGACCCGAATCCGGTGTTCTG GATCAAAGCATTCATCCTCTCCAACAACTACCAAGAATGACAAGTTGCAGCAGAGACGCCTCCACCGCTGCGACTTCTGTGCCTACGAAACCAGAAGAGAGTTTAATTTGAAAACACACATCAGGGTCCACACAGgcaagaagccatttcagtgcccttcatgctttCTGAGGTTCTCGCAAAAGGGCACTTTCACAAGACATCAGCGCATTCATGCAG gcgagaagccatttcagtgccctttatGCCCTCTGAGCTTTTCGCAAAAGGGCACTCTCGCAAGACATCAGCTCACCCACACAG GTGAGCGACCATACCAGTGCACCATCTGCTCCAAGTCCTATGGGAGGGCCGATTACTTGAAGGTACACATGAAAGCACAGCACCATGGCAGCCCCAA